The following are from one region of the Fusarium verticillioides 7600 chromosome 1, whole genome shotgun sequence genome:
- a CDS encoding gluconokinase: protein MLSYEPTPMSIKTPTKPTTIALPPTTSSPMTVASPSINSATINGHKAQGQQHIWLVTGPAGCGKTTVAGYLAQSLGLPYIEGDSFHPPANIDKMRNGIPLTDADRWDWLTALREESIKRLNSGSNGVVLTCSALKRKYRDVIRVAGYYDHRIQIHFVFLDASEELLLARVAQRQNHYMGANMVHSQFETLERPLADEKDVITIDVSRPIEEVEREALSNVLETITKSQDKP from the exons ATGCTTTCCTACGAACCCACACCAATGTCAATCAAGACTCCCACAAAACCAACTACCATTGCTTTGCCGCCCACCACTTCGTCACCAATGACGGTAGCGTCCCCATCCATCAACTCTGCCACCATCAATGGCCACAAAGCCCAGGGACAACAACACATCTGGCTGGTTACGGGCCCTGCCGGCTGTGGAAAGACAACAGTCGCTGGTTATTTGGCTCAATCATTAGGCCTGCCTTATATTGAGGGTGATTCG TTCCACCCTCCCGCCAATATTGATAAGATGCGAAATGGTATTCCCTTAACTGACGCCGATCGATGGGATTGGCTCACAGCTTTACGGGAAGAATCCATCAAGAGACTGAATTCCGGATCCAATGGAGTGGTCCTTACTTGCTCGGCTCTCAAGCGCAAGTATCGCGATGTCATCCGCGTTGCTGGATACTACGATCACCGCATTCAGATCCACTTCGTTTTCCTTGACGCTtctgaggagcttcttctcgcccGTGTCGCCCAACGACAAAACCATTACATGGGCGCCAATATGGTCCATAGCCAAtttgagacccttgagcGACCTCTGGCCGATGAAAAGGATGTTATCACCATCGACGTCAGCCGACCCATAGAAGAGGTGGAGCGTGAAGCCCTCAGCAACGTGTTGGAAACAATCACCAAATCTCAAGACAAGCCATGA